From Channa argus isolate prfri chromosome 21, Channa argus male v1.0, whole genome shotgun sequence, one genomic window encodes:
- the washc3 gene encoding WASH complex subunit 3: MDEDGLPIVGSGVDLTTVPAIQQRRIVAYLNQFVVHTVRFLNHFSTVCEEKLANISLRIQQIETTLCILEAKLSSIPGLEDVTIDGQSQRQIAQANGPTTVSKSQTDGPPAATLPPPVAIESAPEATQKQTPEAATENVMTVAKDPRYARYLKMVQVGVPVMAIRNKMVLEGLDPNLLDTPDAPVPDGGKKTTEDQDAAGNSSDSESSFSD, from the exons ATGGACGAGGACGGGCTGCCAATTGTGGGGTCTGGAGTGGATCTTACTACG GTTCCGGCTATACAACAGAGAAGAATCGTTGCCTATCTTAACCAGTTTGTTGTACATACAGTTCGATTTCTTAATCATTTTTCTACAGTTTGTGAAGAG AAACTTGCAAACATATCTCTACGCATACAGCAGATAGAAACCACCCTGTGTATTTTGGAAGCTAAG CTTTCCTCCATTCCTGGATTAGAGGACGTCACAATAGATGGACAGAGTCAGCGCCAAATTGCACAGGCGAATGGACCCACTACTGTTAGTAAGAGCCAAACAGATGGTCCCCCAGCAGCGACTCTGCCTCCTCCAGTG GCCATTGAGAGTGCACCAGAagccacacagaaacaaacaccagAAGCAGCTACAGAGAATGTCATGACAGTGGCCAAGGACCCACGTTATGCCCGCTACCTAAAAATGGTTCAAGTG GGGGTTCCAGTAATGGCCATTAGGAATAAAATGGTCTTGGAGGGTTTGGATCCTAACTTGCTTGA CACACCAGATGCCCCTGTGCCTGATGGAGGAAAGAAAACCACAGAGGATCAAGATGCTGCCGGCAACAGCTCCGACAGCGAATCATCTTTCAGTGATTGA
- the dram1 gene encoding DNA damage-regulated autophagy modulator protein 1 isoform X2, translated as MYWFTQGLCFLPAFLVIWSSCTFIVPYLLAIYRRDVDIVFPYISDSGANPPESCVFGLMTFITACAGIGTIYSRYKFVEKLSEETSLVRPCLNKAALGLGLLSCLGMTIVASFQETTMTVVHDLGAVVFFISGVTYLILQTVISYQAYPYGSSMCVFQARVAIAVIAALAFFPTIICAYFVKQTELHRHKEDKDYPFHVASAVCEWIVAFSFVCFFLTYIDDFKLFTLKVKTEYEDR; from the exons ATGTATTGGTTCACGCAAGGACTATGCTTTCTACCAGCGTTCCTGGTCATCTGGTCCTCCTGCACCTTCATTGTCCCCTATCTGCTAGCGATCTACAGGCGGGATGTCGATATTGTCTTTCCGTACATAAG TGACTCAGGTGCAAACCCCCCAGAGAGCTGCGTTTTTGGCCTGATGACATTCATCACTGCATGTGCAG GAATAGGCACTATATATTCCAGATACAAGTTTGTGGAGAAGCTCAGTGAGGAAACAAGCCTGGTGAGACCATGTCTCAATAAAGCTGCTCTGGGGTTGGGGCTGTTGTCCTGTTTGGGCATGACTATTGTTGCAAGTTTCCAG GAAACAACTATGACTGTGGTTCATGATTTAGGGGCCGTAGTGTTCTTCATCTCTGGTGTCACATACTTGATCCTCCAGACTGTAATATCATATCAGGCCTACCCATACGGTTcctccatgtgtgtgtttcaagcACGCGTGGCTATTGCTGTCATCGCAGCTTTGGCATTTTTCCCAA CTATTATTTGTGCATATTTCGTGAAACAAACAGAactgcacagacacaaagaggacaag GACTATCCCTTCCATGTAGCCAGCGCTGTATGCGAGTGGATTGTTGCCTTCAGCTTCGTCTGCTTCTTCCTCACATACATAGATGATTTCAAA CTGTTTACcctaaaagtaaaaactgagtATGAGGATCGTTAA
- the LOC137106830 gene encoding tetraspanin-7-like yields the protein MSSALPYDSLSARPSPSRQALDWEREQLAVRRLSSPRGLDLLTPPPLPRRPSAIPCYLISPYQDHEEQLHQHQQRLSLSMCSEASLAPPAPPPVGSASLCCRPVGVMHLLRLCLLAFSCLFWAAGLAIFSLGVWAQISLADYMTLSANRYPSAPIILLSTGAAVTAWGFLGCLGVAANLPCILRAYGFFQLAALIAGLAAGLCGLFYREDIAGGFRSGLQRAVAGYTEDEGRANALDSLQRALECCGAEGWRDWLTSDWAIQHMTFLPTENGTSVSLPDSCCVRRKGCKNRPLLSDDSEEVPAAGIHPHGCFLKVFSLVNDNVFHIAATVLGLAFTQIGGIALACLLANKLAPRQHRM from the coding sequence ATGAGCTCTGCACTGCCTTATGACTCCTTATCAGCTCGGCCGAGTCCCAGCAGACAGGCTTTGGACTGGGAACGTGAGCAGCTTGCTGTGCGAAGACTGTCCTCTCCACGGGGTCTTGACTTgctcactcctcctcctcttcctcgccGACCTTCTGCCATCCCTTGCTACCTGATATCCCCATACCAAGACCACGAGGAGCAGCTCCACCAGCACCAGCAGCGTCTGTCCTTGTCCATGTGCTCAGAGGCCTCCCTGGCACCTCCTGCACCTCCACCTGTgggctctgcatcactttgctGTCGCCCAGTGGGAGTCATGCACCTTCTTCGCCTTTGTCTACTGGCTTTTAGTTGCCTCTTCTGGGCAGCCGGCTTGGCAATTTTCAGCCTGGGAGTGTGGGCTCAGATTTCTCTAGCAGATTACATGACGCTGTCTGCCAATCGCTACCCCAGTGCTCCAATCATCCTTCTGTCCACAGGTGCTGCTGTCACTGCGTGGGGCTTCCTGGGATGTCTGGGAGTTGCTGCAAACCTACCCTGCATACTAAGGGCTTATGGGTTCTTCCAACTTGCTGCCCTTATAGCAGGTTTAGCAGCTGGACTCTGCGGTCTATTCTACCGTGAAGACATTGCTGGAGGGTTTCGCAGTGGCTTACAGCGAGCAGTGGCAGGCTACACCGAAGATGAAGGACGTGCCAATGCTCTAGACAGCTTACAGAGGGCGCTTGAGTGTTGTGGAGCTGAAGGTTGGCGTGACTGGCTCACATCGGACTGGGCTATCCAACATATGACCTTCCTGCCCACTGAGAACGGTACATCGGTTTCCCTGCCTGACAGCTGCTGTGTGAGGCGCAAGGGGTGCAAGAATCGACCCCTTCTTTCCGATGATAGTGAAGAAGTGCCTGCTGCTGGAATCCATCCACATGGCTGCTTCCTCAAAGTCTTCAGTTTGGTCAACGACAACGTCTTCCACATTGCTGCTACTGTGCTGGGATTAGCCTTCACCCAGATCGGAGGCATTGCCCTGGCTTGTCTGCTGGCCAACAAACTGGCCCCAAGACAACATCGCATGTAG
- the si:zfos-932h1.3 gene encoding uncharacterized protein si:zfos-932h1.3 has translation MEVRGSTEKISGLPLSALRLVVPPLQLLSAAMWQLAKQKDVMKYEKLQEFVFMVTEVVPGLINGRQRAQLILGLRARLILELCKGSARGYIDAQVIQSYLDKLPLTSPNTDYRDAEVKSTESTFIALVQSLLKDPIERAYFFQEVFPVEYGPQYDAALHLLLWELLSKLEKLLPVPDLKQTAAWLGSVPSVLEDCVVSSPEELSSVFEHYKSLGLLKMSYGQSSTIGNCIMSALSIPPSQKTNTSVGLDSVHSYANILNPVTFVGADQYSVVAIYTEVEVGASEVDEEMMESTEVQVQTDFYEEEIVAVSTESTGSEEALNLSAEGPSEAVGVAKALETLTKTFALRKESLDQDALTGKTNESSLSDEFSLGNAVVEKESAEVHETTDKSHDTSEHSFEEVKDNFQNGGIESNITSSNYKSFPANNEMTDGPSEVSFSETQQCFDSANIRRSSRLQMRTSPRWQDMFSFKRSSKEITEEPQMNKADVSVSPNVIAVKGINKGDSDEMTSIIFTCSQCPFHSSDENSPPHFHMQSVRTDAYRSLHGAKFTPSPSSSDEIFTSIKLFPRGNAEHGKAEKPDNQGKVNVSQVQGKQKSLTCETCGKMFTRTSDVRRHQLTHTGERPFHCSQCDRTFQHSWDLAKHESKHHGVAISFSCQLCRSSFANLRALTVHHKKSHSQESQLPQICSICSQSFTTSYELLEHRKSHVTSKRYICQQCGEGFDSLFARSQHRQMHQVKRQFKCPHCDKTYTRRSDVKRHLSTHTGERPYQCNQCNKRFSLRFMLMKHLRVHTGERPFQCSHCPKRFTLVSVLARHERMHTGEKPFLCSQCGKGFLSQGELSKHNRSHVDDRPYSCPQCDKRFKSKKSQQEHIISHTGARPYPCTYCGKGFTKPYALTRHNLIHTGERPFPCGHCEKSFLTLSEAQLHERIHTGERPYSCNTCELKFKSSSELARHKRSHSGLKPLKPYCGPCMKTFTSKAKLKKHMETHSGGEEAAQSVDSMQPEKSSLNE, from the exons ATGGAGGTTCGTGGGTCAACAGAGAAAATAAGCG GCCTGCCTCTATCTGCCCTTCGCCTTGTGGTTCCCCCACTGCAGCTCCTGTCTGCCGCTATGTGGCAGCTGGCTAAGCAGAAAGATGTGATGAAGTATGAGAAACTCCAGGAGTTTGTCTTCATGGTGACGGAGGTTGTGCCAGGGCTGATCAACGGCAGACAGAGAGCCCAGCTCATTCTGGGGCTAAGAGCAAGG CTGATTCTGGAACTATGCAAAGGGTCTGCACGAGGTTATATTGATGCTCAAGTGATTCAGAGCTATTTAGATAAACTTCCACTAACATCACCAAACACAGAT TACAGAGATGCAGAGGTGAAATCAACGGAGTCCACATTTATTGCACTGGTCCAAAGCCTACTAAAGGATCCAATTGAAAGGGCGTACTTCTTTCAG GAGGTGTTCCCAGTGGAATATGGACCTCAATATGACGCCGCTCTGCATTTGTTATTGTGGGAGCTGCTGTCAAAGCTGGAAAAGCTGCTTCCAGTACCAGACCTTAAACAG ACCGCAGCCTGGCTTGGCTCTGTTCCCTCTGTGTTGGAAGACTGTGTTGTGTCCTCACCTGAAGAACTGAGCTCAGTCTTTGAGCACTACAAAAGTTTAGGACTATTGAAAATGTCGT ATGGTCAATCCTCCACCATTGGAAACTGCATCATGTCGGCTTTATCCATTCCTCCCTCTCAAAAGACAAACACTTCTGTCGGACTCGATTCTGTTCACAGCTATGCCAACATACTAAACCCAGTCACTTTTGTTGGAGCAGATCAGTATAGCGTTGTGGCCATTTACACAGAAGTGGAAGTCGGAGCATCTGAAGTAGATGAAGAAATGATGGAGTCGACTGAAGTTCAAGTTCAGACAGATTTCTATGAAGAAGAGATTGTGGCTGTTAGCACAGAAAGCACAGGAAGTGAGGAGGCTCTTAACTTGAGTGCAGAAGGACCAAGTGAAGCTGTGGGTGTTGCTAAAGCTCTGGAGACTTTAACAAAAACTTTTGCACTAAGAAAGGAGAGTCTGGATCAAGATGCACTGACAGGAAAGACTAATGAATCGTCCCTAAGTGACGAGTTTAGTTTAGGAAATGCTGTAGTTGAAAAGGAATCAGCTGAAGTACATGAAACAACTGACAAATCCCATGATACAAGTGAACATAGTTTTGAAGAAGTGAAGGATAATTTCCAAAATGGAGGCATAGAGAGTAATATTACCTCCTCTAACTACAAATCCTTTCCTGCAAATAATGAAATGACAGATGGGCCTAGTgaagtttctttttctgaaaCACAACAATGCTTTGACTCAGCTAACATCCGCAGATCCTCTCGTCTCCAAATGAGGACCTCACCTAGGTGGCAGGACATGTTTTCATTCAAGAGATCATCAAAAGAAATTACAGAGGAGCCACAAAT GAACAAGGCTGATGTATCAGTTTCTCCAAATGTAATAGCAGTCAAAGGAATCAACAAAG GGGATTCAGATGAGATGACCTCCATCATCTTCACCTGTTCACAGTGTCCCTTCCACAGCTCTGATGAAAACAGCCCTCCTCACTTCCACATGCAGAGCGTTCGAACAGATGCGTACAGGTCTCTTCATGGAGCCAAATTCACACCATCTCCCTCCAGCTCTGACGAAATATTTACGTCGATTAAACTTTTCCCCAGGGGAAATGCGGAGCATGGTAAAGCAGAAAAGCCTGACAATCAGGGCAAAGTAAATGTGTCTCAGGTCCAGGGCAAACAAAAGTCCCTCACTTGTGAAACGTGTGGCAAGATGTTCACTCGTACTTCAGATGTCAGGAGACACCAGCTCACTCACACAGGAGAAAGACCGTTTCACTGTTCACAGTGTGACCGAACCTTCCAGCACTCTTGGGATCTGGCAAAGCATGAGAGTAAACACCACGGCGTGGCCATCTCCTTCTCCTGCCAGCTGTGCAGAAGCTCCTTTGCCAATCTACGAGCATTAACTGTCCACCACAAGAAGTCTCACTCACAGGAAAGTCAGCTCCCCCAGATCTGCTCCATCTGCAGCCAGAGTTTCACCACTTCCTATGAACTGCTTGAGCACAGGAAGTCCCACGTCACCAGTAAACGTTATATCTGCCAACAGTGCGGCGAAGGCTTCGACTCCCTGTTTGCACGCTCTCAGCACCGACAGATGCATCAGGTGAAGCGTCAGTTTAAGTGTCCACATTGTGACAAGACATACACTCGGAGGTCTGATGTGAAGAGGCACCTGTCCACCCACACTGGGGAGCGTCCGTATCAGTGCAACCAGTGCAACAAACGGTTCTCCTTGCGCTTTATGCTCATGAAACACCTCCGCGTCCACACAGGCGAACGGCCTTTCCAGTGCTCCCACTGCCCAAAGAGGTTTACACTGGTGTCTGTGCTGGCCAGACATGAGAGGATGCACACAGGGGAAAAACCTTTCCTCTGCTCTCAATGTGGGAAGGGCTTTTTGTCACAAGGAGAGCTTTCTAAACACAACAGGTCACACGTGGATGACAGGCCCTACTCCTGCCCTCAGTGTGACAAACGTTTTAAGAGCAAGAAATCCCAGCAAGAGCATATCATCTCTCACACTGGCGCTCGCCCATATCCTTGCACCTACTGTGGGAAGGGCTTCACCAAACCATATGCACTGACCAGACACAATCTCATTCATACAGGAGAGAGGCCATTCCCCTGTGGACACTGTGAGAAGTCATTTCTTACCCTCAGTGAGGCTCAGCTGCATGAACGTATTCACACAGGTGAGAGGCCATACTCCTGCAACACATGTGAACTCAAATTTAAGAGCTCATCTGAGCTGGCACGACACAAACGGAGCCACTCAGGGCTGAAGCCGCTGAAGCCGTACTGTGGCCCGtgcatgaaaacatttacatccaAGGCCAAGCTGAAGAaacacatggaaacacacagcgGGGGGGAAGAAGCAGCACAGTCTGTGGACTCCATGCAGCCAGAGAAATCaagtttaaatgaataa
- the gnptab gene encoding N-acetylglucosamine-1-phosphotransferase subunits alpha/beta produces MRRYASPRRTMVVVNSVLKLLQRQTYTCLSHRYGLYLCFGGIVLMIVSAFQFGEVVVEWSRDQYHVLFDSYRDNVGGKSFQSRLCLPMPIDVVYTWVNGTDTALLKQLKAVKEQLEEEQRALRERLGKNGSETTEVPKDSVKPECLLSHCIIAPMLALEPALPANVTLKELPSLFPSFSAAKELLLMNKPFHPPTSVSVIVFHSQAEADKAYKDITSEERKLTLSRCFLTTDKEAPGLIRMQSLAYLSGFPASFKETEQLRVKLPSIITNKIKQFELYSEASIALLHLKTPQDFTDLTQQAKKNLTLDGKELTISPGYLFWDLTAISQSKQDEDVSASRFEDNEELRYSLRSVEKHAPWVRHIFIVTNGQIPSWLNLDNPRVTVVTHRDVFQNHSHLPTFSSPAIETHIHRIPGLSQKFVYLNDDVMFGKDVWPDDFYSHSKGQKVYLTWPVPNCAEGCPGSWIKDGYCDKACNNSACDWDGGDCLGVNGNSRFAVGGGGGGQGGAGGQVWQFAGGMGGLGGTSYCNQGCANSWLADKFCDQACNVLSCGFDVGDCGQEHFAEMHRVTLLRNQSLYTLPVGEIRPYFNFDSLAHRVSEAHVSDNQVVRHTSVANKWKTIHLLLYPGHNATQIQYNLTFQRGDSTEFTMSFSVAVDTREIPRANVSQVESIDEGKEPKPTPTPEPVFPFSDIPEDKRGPKIQRQRGGGLQVVIDVPSLNVSLLPLGVRNELQKLEEKLLIGDITMKGYNLTKAELLNPYRTLAQKQQVIDSQPGNEGAAKVQRKPYKDLEGEQLERNPPMEEKDGNIAQKDQSFKEMSRKEKRVTPFSPIHIDDKHKEEFVGPKTYPINTAIERPMTSKLLGSISKIKSAEIQGENDAGGAPVGRKLQHFISSDRGFLPWERRKYFQHLLEEEERLQKELMYETDGAATGRRLRDTFADSLRYVNKLLNSQFGFTSRKVPAHMPHMIDRLIMQELQDTFPEEFDKTSRHRVRHPEDMQFAFSYFYFLMSAQQQLNVSKVFDEIDTDHSGVLSDREIRTLATRIHELPLSLQDLTGLEQMLINCSKTLPTNLTQLHLVNPTQETYYDPSMPPVTKGLVLHCKPITERIHKAFKDQNKYKFEIMGEEEIAFKMVRTNVSHVVGQLDDIRKNPRKFICLNDNIDHAHKDAATVKAVLRDFYESMFPLPSQFELPREYRNRFLHMEDLQEWRVYRDKLKFWTHCVLVTLVIFTVTSFFAEQLILLKRKLFPRRRVNRDSNPERV; encoded by the exons ATGCGTCGATATGCTTCACCAAGACGAACCATGGTAGTTGTCAACTCGGTGCTCAAGCTGCTTCAGCGGCAGACGTACACCTGTCTGTCCCACCGATACGGACTCTACCTCTGCTTTGGTGGGATCGTCCTCATGATAGTTTCTGCCTTCCAGTTTGGAGAG GTGGTGGTTGAGTGGAGTAGAGACCAGTATCATGTGCTGTTTGACTCCTACAGAGACAATGTGGGTGGAAAGTCTTTCCAAAGCAG GCTCTGTCTGCCCATGCCCATTGATGTGGTGTACACATGGGTGAACGGCACAGACACTGCTCTGCTGAAGCAACTAAAGGCAGTGAAAGAGCAACtggaggaagaacaaagagctCTGAG GGAACGCTTGGGCAAAAATGGAAGTGAGACAACTGAAGTGCCAAAAGACAG tgttaaGCCAGAATGCCTGCTGTCCCACTGCATCATTGCGCCCATGCTGGCCCTGGAGCCCGCTCTCCCAGCCAACGTTACACTCAAAGAGCTGCCATCGCTCTTTCCCTCCTTCTCTGCTGCCaaagagctgctgctgatgaacaAGCCCTTTCACCCACCCACCTCGGTCTCTGTGATAGTCTTCCATTCGCAAGCTGAGG ctgATAAAGCCTATAAAGACATTACTAGTGAGGAACGGAAATTGACTTTGTCCAGATGTTTCCTG ACGACAGATAAAGAGGCACCAGGTTTGATCCGAATGCAGTCTCTGGCATATCTGAGCGGCTTCCCAGCATCCTTTAAGGAGACAGAGCAGCTGAGGGTAAAACTGCCTTCCATCATAACCAACAAGATCAAACAG TTTGAGTTGTACTCGGAGGCCAGCATCGCCCTGCTCCACCTGAAAACCCCACAGGATTTCACTGATCTGACGCAGCAGGCTAAAAAGAATCTGACGCTGGATGGGAAAGAGTTAACCATCAGCCCTGGCTACTTGTTCTGGGATCTCACTGCCATCTCACAG TCCAAACAGGATGAAGACGTTTCAGCCAGCAGATTCGAGGACAACGAGGAGCTCCGCTATTCGCTGCGCTCAGTGGAGAAACACGCTCCCTGGGTGCGACACATATTCATTGTCACTAACGGACAGATTCCCTCCTGGCTCAACCTGGATAACCCCAGAGTTACTGTGGTCACACATCGg GATGTCTTCCAGAACCACAGCCACCTCCCCACCTTCAGCTCCCCTGCTATAGAGACCCACATCCACCGCATCCCAGGGCTCTCACAGAAGTTTGTTTACCTCAATGATGACGTGATGTTTGGCAAAGACGTCTGGCCGGACGATTTCTACAGCCACTCTAAGGGGCAGAAG GTGTATCTCACCTGGCCTGTCCCCAATTGTGCTGAGGGGTGCCCCGGATCCTGGATCAAAGATGGCTACTGTGACAAAGCTTGCAACAACTCTGCATGTGACTGGGATGGAGGAGACTGCCTGG GTGTAAATGGGAACAGTCGGTTCGCTGTGGGGGGTGGCGGTGGTGGACAAGGTGGAGCTGGTGGGCAGGTGTGGCAGTTTGCAGGTGGTATGGGAGGACTTGGCGGAACGTCCTACTGTAATCAAGGCTGTGCCAACTCCTGGCTGGCAGACAAGTTCTGTGACCAAGCCTGCAATGTACTGTCGTGTGGTTTTGATGTCGGTGACTGTGGCCAAG AACATTTTGCAGAGATGCACCGTGTGACTCTGCTGAGAAACCAGAGCCTGTACACTCTGCCAGTCGGAGAAATCAGGCCATATTTTAACTTCGACAGTCTGGCTCACAGAGTCTCTGAGGCCCACGTCAGTGACAACCAGGTGGTTCGCCACACCTCTGTCGCCAACAAGTGGAAGACCATTCACCTACTGCTGTACCCCGGCCATAACGCTACCCAGATCCAGTACAACCTCACTTTCCAGAGAGGTGATAGCACAGAGTTCACGATGAGCTTTAGTGTGGCTGTCGACACTCGTGAGATTCCCCGTGCTAACGTGTCCCAGGTTGAAAGCATAGACGAAGGCAAAGAGCCAAAGCCAACCCCAACTCCTGAGCCTGTGTTCCCCTTCTCAGATATACCCGAAGACAAACGAGGTCCTAAGATCCAGAGGCAGCGTGGTGGGGGACTTCAGGTTGTGATAGACGTTCCATCGCTGAATGTGTCGCTTTTGCCCCTTGGAGTACGTAATGAGCTTCAGAAGCTGGAGGAGAAGCTTCTGATTGGTGACATTACTATGAAGGGTTATAACCTCACTAAGGCTGAACTTCTGAACCCTTACAGGACATTGGCTCAAAAGCAGCAGGTGATTGATTCACAGCCAGGTAATGAGGGGGCAGCCAAGGTGCAGAGGAAACCTTATAAAGACTTGGAGGGAGAGCAGCTAGAAAGAAATCCACCCATGGAAGAGAAAGATGGGAATATTGCTCAGAAAGATCAGAGCTTTAAAGAAATGTCCAGAAAAGAGAAACGTGTCACTCCTTTCAGCCCAATCCATATTGACGATAAGCATAAAGAAGAGTTTGTAGGACCAAAAACGTATCCTATCAATACTGCCATTGAAAGGCCTATGACTTCCAAATTGCTAGGCAGCATTTCCAAAATCAAGAGCGCTGAGATTCAGGGAGAGAACGATGCAGGAGGAGCTCCAGTGGGGAGGAAACTCCAACATTTCATTTCCTCAGATAGAGGCTTCCTTCCGTGGGAGAGGAGGAAGTACTTTCAGCACTTACTTGAG GAAGAAGAGCGTCTGCAAAAAGAGCTGATGTATGAGACTGATGGAGCTGCTACTGGCCGAAGGCTGAGGGACACGTTTGCTGACTCGCTGCGCTACGTCAACAAGCTGCTCAACAGCCAGTTTGGCTTCACGTCCCGCAAAGTCCCTGCACACATGCCGCACATGATCGATCGTCTTATCATGCAGGAGCTGCAGGACAC ATTCCCTGAGGAGTTTGATAAAACATCACGCCACCGTGTTCGTCACCCCGAGGACATGCAGTTCGCCTTTTCATATTTCTACTTCCTGATGAGTGCTCAGCAGCAGCTCAATGTCTCTAAGGTGTTTGATGAGATTGACACTGATCATTCGGGCGTTTTGTCTGATCGGGAGATTCGAACTCTTGCCACAAGGATTCACGAGCTGCCACTCAGCCTCCAG GACCTAACAGGTCTAGAACAGATGTTGATAAACTGCTCAAAGACACTCCCAACAAACCTGACTCAGCTCCATTTGGTGAATCCCACTCAGGAAACATACTATGATCCCAGCATG cCTCCTGTCACCAAAGGTCTTGTCCTCCACTGCAAGCCCATCACAGAACGCATCCACAAAGCCTTCAAAGACCAGAACAAATACAA GTTTGAGATCATGGGAGAGGAAGAGATTGCTTTCAAGATGGTGCGGACCAACGTGTCCCATGTTGTTGGCCAGTTAGATGACATTCGAAAAAACCCGAG GAAGTTCATCTGTCTGAATGATAACATCGATCACGCCCATAAAGATGCTGCCACAGTGAAAGCCGTGCTGAGAGATTTCTATGAGTCCATGTTTCCGCTACCGTCCCAGTTTGAGCTGCCCAGAGAGTATCGCAACAGGTTCCTGCATATGGAAGACCTCCAGGAATG GCGGGTGTATCGGGACAAGCTGAAGTTCTGGACCCACTGCGTCCTTGTGACACTTGTCATCTTCACTGTCACATCCTTTTTTGCCGAACAG CTGATTCTTCTAAAACGAAAGCTGTTCCCCAGACGCAGAGTGAACAGGGACAGCAACCCTGAGCGGGTGTGA
- the dram1 gene encoding DNA damage-regulated autophagy modulator protein 1 isoform X1 encodes MYWFTQGLCFLPAFLVIWSSCTFIVPYLLAIYRRDVDIVFPYISDSGANPPESCVFGLMTFITACAGIGTIYSRYKFVEKLSEETSLVRPCLNKAALGLGLLSCLGMTIVASFQETTMTVVHDLGAVVFFISGVTYLILQTVISYQAYPYGSSMCVFQARVAIAVIAALAFFPTIICAYFVKQTELHRHKEDKTKQLVNSMPSHAECGHIAGLSLPCSQRCMRVDCCLQLRLLLPHIHR; translated from the exons ATGTATTGGTTCACGCAAGGACTATGCTTTCTACCAGCGTTCCTGGTCATCTGGTCCTCCTGCACCTTCATTGTCCCCTATCTGCTAGCGATCTACAGGCGGGATGTCGATATTGTCTTTCCGTACATAAG TGACTCAGGTGCAAACCCCCCAGAGAGCTGCGTTTTTGGCCTGATGACATTCATCACTGCATGTGCAG GAATAGGCACTATATATTCCAGATACAAGTTTGTGGAGAAGCTCAGTGAGGAAACAAGCCTGGTGAGACCATGTCTCAATAAAGCTGCTCTGGGGTTGGGGCTGTTGTCCTGTTTGGGCATGACTATTGTTGCAAGTTTCCAG GAAACAACTATGACTGTGGTTCATGATTTAGGGGCCGTAGTGTTCTTCATCTCTGGTGTCACATACTTGATCCTCCAGACTGTAATATCATATCAGGCCTACCCATACGGTTcctccatgtgtgtgtttcaagcACGCGTGGCTATTGCTGTCATCGCAGCTTTGGCATTTTTCCCAA CTATTATTTGTGCATATTTCGTGAAACAAACAGAactgcacagacacaaagaggacaag ACCAAGCAATTAGTCAATTCAATGCCCTCACATGCTGAATGTGGACATATTGCAGGACTATCCCTTCCATGTAGCCAGCGCTGTATGCGAGTGGATTGTTGCCTTCAGCTTCGTCTGCTTCTTCCTCACATACATAGATGA